The genomic window CGGAAAGGTGTATCACGCAGTGTAGCGCAGCGAAACGGAGTTGATACGATCGACTGGATGGAGCTATTTTTTGAAGAGGTCACTGTGGCTTCCAGAGCGTTCCAAGAAGAGTGTATCAGGTTCATTTCTATAAATCAGAATCCAGTTAGTCTCAACGTGGCAGTCTCGGGAGCCCACCCACTTGCCGATCAAGGCATGATCGCGATGCTTTTCTTCGAGAGGCGCGTCTGCGGCAAGTATTCGAACGACATCACCAAGCTTCTCGAGGTCCTTTCCCCTTTTCTTCAGGCGCTTAATATCCTTCTTGAATTGGCTGGTTTGGATGACCGGCTTCATTCACTTCCAGCTGTCAATTAGAGCATCCGCACTTTCGAAACGCTCCAGATTGCGACCCGATCGGGAGTCTTCCAAAGCCTGTTCTGTTTCTTCATTCGGGATTTCCACAGAAAAGGGAAGACCATTTCGCAGGGTGATCTGAGTGTAAAACATACGAATGGCCTCAGTGGGGCTCATTCCAAGGCGATGGAGAATCGTCTCCGCCTTTTCTTTCGTCTCCGGATCGATGCGACTGTGAATAGCTGCTGTTTTCATGTCTCCCAATGTGTGGCATATGCAACACAAGTCAAGCTGGCTTTACTTTCTCCATCGTGGGAGGTGAGCCGCGAGCGGTTAGCGAGTTGGTTCAACCGACTTGTTCGGCCCTAGGTGTTGAGTATGCAATCGGCCTCGATTTCAACTAACCAATCTTCTCGTATAAATCTTGAAACTTCTACGAACGTCGATGCAGGCTTGATATCTGAAAAAAGTTCGCCATGTGCGTTTGCTGCTAACTCCCACTGAGTAACGTCTTTAAGAAAAATTCGAGTTCTATTAATATCCTTCAAGGTAGCTCCAATTTCCGATATAGCTTTTTCAATAATAAAT from Puniceicoccus vermicola includes these protein-coding regions:
- a CDS encoding type II toxin-antitoxin system RelB/DinJ family antitoxin, with amino-acid sequence MKTAAIHSRIDPETKEKAETILHRLGMSPTEAIRMFYTQITLRNGLPFSVEIPNEETEQALEDSRSGRNLERFESADALIDSWK
- a CDS encoding RidA family protein — protein: MNRLHALSGSPYEDSIGFSRAIRVGNVISVSGTAPINPDGSTAHPGDLYLQTKTCLFIIEKAISEIGATLKDINRTRIFLKDVTQWELAANAHGELFSDIKPASTFVEVSRFIREDWLVEIEADCILNT